Within Haematobia irritans isolate KBUSLIRL chromosome 2, ASM5000362v1, whole genome shotgun sequence, the genomic segment ctggaaaaacACAAGTGGCTATTGTTAGAGCCTTCCAACgtctaaatttgaataaatcttttgtatcCCGTACCATTGCTTATTGACATGATACTGGCAGTGTTGTATTGTGTCTAAAAACGGCAATAACGCCAGAAATTgtccgaaaagtgaaggccagttcgaagtagaggtgtgcacgtgacacgaaattgtcgtgactcacgaaaattttcgtgactcacgcgtgagtcgtgagtcacgctcatggcaacggcgtgagtgtgcgtgagcgtgattaacaaaccaaaatgtcgtgcgtgagcgtgagtcacgaaaatattatcttcgtgagtgtgcgtgagtaaagatttacgctcacgaaaataatcctgctcaccaacataaaacgcttaagagttaaattcatttacacttttagtgacacctgggatgttaagagtgtaataacgctctcgattttaataatgctcatgttttcagacgcgtcgctaaggtaaattactcaaaaaattgttcgtgagtcacaatatttttcgtaagtcacggtatttttcgtgagtcacgacattttcgtgcgtgagtgtgcgtgaatacaaattttcttttcgtgagtgtgcgtgagcgtgagtcctaccaaacaatatcgtgcgtgagtgtgcgtgagtaagatttttccgtcgtgagtgtgtgtgagcgtgagtaaaatattactcacgtgcacacctctagttcgaAGTTTACGCCGCACTGGTAGAAAATTTACTTGTGAACCGAACATATCGCGGGATCGGGATGCAacacacattgaaaaaaatggaCCATTGACGTTTCAAAAGGTGTAAAAGCTCACTGATATGATGGGTATTAACTACGAGTTTAACGCACGATTGccactgttggtagaattctaccaaaagtagtaaattttttactgtttggtaggttggtacaattcttgaagttttggtagattttgcaatatattcctctcctactaaaaggtacttcaaagttctatagtaaaaacattttgagaaaattgtctgtagaaataaaatttagacaacattttctatagaaataacatttcacaagattttctatagaattaaaactttgagaaaattttctatagaaataacattttcacaagatattctatagaaataacattttgataaacttttctatagtaattttggcaaaattgctatagaaataaaattttggcaaaattttctataccaataaaattttgatagaaataaatttctatagaaataaaattttcagaaaattttctatagaaataaaattatgacaaaattttctatagaaataacattttgacaaaattttgtatagaaataaaatttcacatattttgacaaaattaaaaaaaaattgacaaaatataaaaatttacaaaattttctaccgaaataaaattttgacaaaattttctatggaaaaaaattttgacaaaatttaaaaaaagaaaatttttgacaaaacacaaaaatatttacaaaattttctaccgaaataaaattttgaaaaattttgtataaaaataaaattttgacaaatttttctatagaaatgacaaatttttctatagaaataaaatttagacaaaattttctatataaataaaattttcacaaaactttctatagaaataaaattttggcaaaattttctatagaaataaaatgtagacaaaattttctatagaaataaaatttagtcaacattttctttagaaataaaattttcacaaaattttctatacaaataaaatttagacaacatttcctttagaagttttattttgtttggtagattatttttggctcaagtggcaaccgtggttgcttCATTTCCACATAAATGGAATTTaattttctccgatgagaatccattcaattcaattccattccattaaattaaaaacttaattgtttaaaatttaaaaaagtgtaAAAGCTCACTGATATGATGGGTATTAACTAGAggcgtgcacgtgacacgaaattttcgtgactcacgcgtgagtcgtgagtcacgctcatgtcaacgacgtgagtgagcgtgattaacaaaccaaagtgtcatgcgtgagcgtgagtcacgaaaacaatatcttcgtgagtgtgtgtgagtaaagaattacgctcacgaaaataatcccactctccaacataaaacgctttaaagttaaattcatttgcaattttaatgacacctaggatgttaagagtttaataacgttcTCGATTTAATCGTGCTCATGATTTCAGACACGTCTCTCAGGTAAATTGCTCattaaattattcgtgagtcacgacatatttcgtgagtcacgatatttttcgtgagtcacggcatTTTCGTGTCACGTGTACACCTCTAGTTAATACCCATCATATCAGTGAGCTTGAGTACAAGTTTTCTttccgtgagtgtgcgtgagacctaccaaaccatatcgtgcgtgagtaagatattttcgtcgtgagtgtgcgtgagtaaaatattaatcACGTGCACGCCTCTAGTATTAACTTCAAGTTTAGCccacgaattcagcagatcaaaatacagaaGAAAAGTCGACTCTCTTCAAGTGTataattttcagtgtaaactagtgtcatTAATAACATGGAAAATAAAAACAGAAGCCAAATTTTTGAACATCTTAAAGTTCAACTTAACTAAATATACAGGGTGACTAATATGTATAGCAatcaacttcaggttgctatcatctCTAAACCGCTGCaaaaccacaagtggctatTAACTTCAAGTTTAGCCCACGGTtgccagaattctaccaaaaatggtaaatcctttactgtttggtagattggtagaattctagaagtttttgtagattttgcaatatattcctatccaactaagaggtacttcaatttaataacattttgaggaaattttttatagaaataaaatttagacaaaattttgtatagaaataaaattttgagaaaattttctacagaaataaatttttcgcagaattttctatggaaataaaattttgacaaaattttgtatagaaataaaattttctatagaaataaaattttgacaaaattttctacaaaaataaaattttcacaaacttttctatagtaataatgttttgacaaaattttctacagaaataaaattttcacaaaactttctatagaaataaaattttgagaaaattttctataaaaataaaatacaagaaaattttctacagaaataaaattttcgcagaattttctatggaaataaaattttgacaaaattttctatagaaataaaattttgacaaaattttcacaaatttttctatagtagtaacgttttgacaaaattttctacagaaataaaatattgacaacattttctatagaaataaaatattgacaacattttctatagatacagaattctgagaaaattgtctatagaaataaaattttgagaaaattgtctatagaaataaaattttgggaaaattttctatataaataaaattttgtcaaaattttctattgaaaaaaaaattttgacaaaattttctatagaaataaaattttgagaaaattttttataattttttttttgtttgctagattatgtttggctcgagtggcaaccgtagttGCTTCACTtccacaaaaatgcaatttgatTTATCCGATGAGTAGCCATTCAAAACCGAGcaatttgtgaacaaacaaattcATCGGGTTTACTAGCTCTAGAAATCAGATGAATATGTACACTTTCGATtgaccaccagaactcaagtgcCGCTGAATGGATCGAAATGTCATAAAAACAGTATTGAATATTCGTCGCAGACAATAGACCTTTCAAAAATGCTCAACACGTGTCAATCAAtaattacttaaaaatgtgatgATTCGCTTAATTTCTACCTTACAATGGCCACCGATATCTCCGGATCTAAATCCGTTGGGATTTTGACCTTTGACTTTGCAAAAGGACTCAACACGTGTCAATCAAGAATTGCTTAAAAATGTGGTTCCTCGCTTAATTTCGAATCTAAATTCGCTGGATTTTTGCCTAGGGCATTTTGGCGCTAAAAATACCATAGTGTCGATtatctcaagacggcgcttcgcCGAGAACGGACCAAAATATGGCAGAGTCTCTTTCATGCAGCAGGGCTTGTCGGTCGATTGAAGGCCATATTTCGTGCCAAAAGTAACCaattcgaaaaaatctaaatctaaaattataaaattttatgttatttccgacatttctacttttaataaaatttaaaaaatatgaaatttatagCACTTTTCTATGTTggattatcacaatggactgaatagtctaagtgagtctgaaatatcgggttgCTACCATACCTATTGTTGGATTACATATAAACCACCCTGTTACCATCATTGTTTTTTATAGTCTTTTCTATGATATAACGAATTATGCCTATTAACAAACTAAAAATCATGCGAGTTAATTTTAACCCTGTTCTACTGTAActgtatgaaattaaattaaaacgaaTTGAACTAATATGATATTGTATAAGCAAACTAAATTTACTTACCTCGCtccaaataatatttaccatagGCCTTTTCTGTTGAGAATATTTTAAGTTGTTTTACATAATTGATGTAAAGTGAAATGTGCTTTAAAAAATAATGCTAACGTACTTTTACCTATCAGAGTTGATTTTCTCAAATACAACTGCGCATAGACGGAACACAAAAAAtcctttcaaacaaaaaaatatcctcTTACTCTTTTTCTCTCTCTTCTTATGGAAAATGTCAAAAGCAAAAGTGTTTTCATAACTTTGACGTCATTGCCTGCTGAgtgattaaaaattcaataaaaataaacaaagttcTTCGTTTTGGTTTAATCCAAACGATATTCGTTACAGCAGTAATATGAAATTAACTCTAAGCCGATATCGTATCCTTTTGGTTTTACAGTTTTCTTTATTGGTGGCTGATTTATTCTTTAATACATTTGCCCATTTGTTGTTGCCACAAAAACTCCAATTTACCATATTATTATTTGTGTAAGTGAAGCACTGAGACGAAGTTATGGAGGTTttataaaattgatattttttttttctttttgttattttattcttAAACAGTACCCAGGATTTATTCATTATatgtgaatatttatttttcacctTTGCCGTCCATGCTACATGCGTTTATGAGGTACATAGGACTAGAAAAATATAATACAAAGATTTGTAtatggaattaaaaattatatccatttttttctgttttaggTTGGAGCAACTCATGTTATCCTgagaaattgtaaatttttcttatttacaattttattatatttcctgCTTTCGGTGTCTCAACACTTTTGGTTCGTCTACAATGTTTTGTGGTTCCCCTTGTCCAACTGGTCAACAACTATGAAAGCATTATCTTTTGTGCAGAGAATGGGTAAGGCATCTAGAAATGTTAAACTTTCAAAAACAAATCGTATACAAATCAAATGTTCCAAAAAGGAACAGTACAAACTTTTTGGAACGGTTGCCACTTAGTTTTCAACATATCTTCCATTAGGCAGAACGTACGGGATCGAATTTGgaaaatgcaaattttcaattgtcaatctgaagccaccgtggtgcaaggcgccttgcatacataaggtcgtgggttcgattcctgcttcgaacgaacaccaaaaagttgttcaacgggggattatcccacctcagtaatgctggtgacatttctgagtgtttcaaagcttctctaagtggtttctctgcaatgtggaattccgttcggactcggctacaaaaagcaggtcccttgtcattgagattaacattgaatcgggcacAGGGTCCGATCGCACCAAAATtggcccaaaaaattattaatttttatggtcGGAtgatcggaccaaatggaatttagttgattttggtccattttcgtcaaatcggtattttttttttcaaaattttctatagaaataaaattttgacaaaaatttctatagaaatgaaattttaacaatattatctaaagaaataaaattttgccaaaattttgtacagatataaactgtaaaaaaaattataggtacaaaattatgcaaaaattttgtataggaagaaaatgttgtaaacattttatatagaaataaaagtttgacaaattttctatataaataaataataataataaataaataaatttgacaagcatacttttcctctgttggttaagctacacttgtagtttagtcaatgcatggctttaagctgagatcaaaaacaatagaaataaaattttagcaaaattttccatagaaataaaattttggcaaaattttccatagaaataaaattttggcaaaattttctatagagataaaattttggcaaaattttctatagagataaaattttgacaaaattttctatagaaatgaaattttgacaaaatattctatagtaataaaattttgcctgaattttctatagaaataaaatttttgtatagaaataaaattttggctaaatattcaatagaaataaaattttggctaaattttgtataaaaactaaattttgaaaaaatattctatagaaataaaattttgacaaaattttatatagaaataaaattttgacaaaattttctatagaaataaaagtcgaaaaaaaaaaattatatagaaataaaataaaattttgacaaaatttctatagaaataaaattttggctaaattttctatagaaataaaatgttggctaaattttctatagaaataaaatgttggctaaattttctattgaaatgaaattttgacaaaatttgctagcaAATCttgttccaaaataaaaattcattgtggctatattttgtataaaaattaaattttgacaaaatattctatagaaataaaatgttgacaaaattttatatagaaataaaattttgacaaattttatatagaaataaaattttggcaaaattttctatagaaataaaagtttgactaaattttctatagaaatgaaattttgacaaaaattttctatagaaataaaatattgacaaaattttctatagaaataaaattttggcaaaattttctatagaaataaaactttgactaaattttctatagaaatgaaattttgacaaaaagtttttatataaataaaatattgacaaaattttctatagaaataaaatttcggctaaattttctatagaaataaaattttag encodes:
- the LOC142223401 gene encoding transmembrane protein 138, which produces MKLTLSRYRILLVLQFSLLVADLFFNTFAHLLLPQKLQFTILLFVTQDLFIICEYLFFTFAVHATCVYEVGATHVILRNCKFFLFTILLYFLLSVSQHFWFVYNVLWFPLSNWSTTMKALSFVQRMVSFFYYYTYKRTALTISDPRYYEENIDWIAEQLSDK